One segment of Penaeus chinensis breed Huanghai No. 1 chromosome 14, ASM1920278v2, whole genome shotgun sequence DNA contains the following:
- the LOC125032318 gene encoding mucin-2-like: MYVCGRSTDSESRTDPEIQRDEVSDGSTFHSHWSLEVVMASWAWVALQVGVVALLLAPPPAAPSPLVPPSIYLPRFLGAPQKQSRNPGGESNKPPLLDSEIAKETCSTTTKPSASGSGGSPGALGGETAKGKISVTSFIHTRGHSRRTDSHVRHAKRMDIKNHKTQHPRMKEHITSFSIHDRNATETLQSGHNPNHIQNMKKRSSPSQPPLSHFHYPRLWPPLATHPSPRNHEVANVGRVAYRQVYAIPSDYTKTRPKALHRPTVSPPRPPHDSHHPPIPSPTPMQITFDHPPPPGLYESLRSTPTFPPRSSPQHSLARITHLQPTTPYSTVPRTPRRHKTITEPKNQLSRVTLHPHCPYYYAPSHLTLRLLRPSLSNTEHYVPPVRPHVPCAPAPLGNPRHPPAMKPFSQPIRELKEK, encoded by the exons GTGGTGATGGCGTCATGGGCGTGGGTGGCACTGCAGGTGGGCGTGGTGGCGCTGCTGTTggcgccgccgcccgccgccccctcccccttggtGCCCCCCAGTATCTACCTCCCGCGTTTCTTAG GGGCCCCCCAAAAACAATCTCGAAACCCCGGCGGGGAAAGCAATAAACCACCCTTGCTAGACAGCGAGATCGCCAAAGAGACTTGTTCCACGACTACGAAACCGTCTGCGAGTGGCTCTGGGGGTTCCCCCGGAGCGCTAGGGGGGGAAACGGCTAAGGGAAAG ATATCAGTCACCTCATTCATCCACACCAGAGGCCACTCTCGGCGGACTGACTCTCACGTCCGGCATGCAAAAAGAATGGATATTAAAAACCATAAGACCCAACATCCCAGAATGAAGGAACACATAACCAGCTTCTCTAT TCATGATCGTAATGCCACAGAAACCCTGCAATCCGGACACAACCCCAACCACATccagaatatgaaaaaaaggtcTTCCCCCAGCCAACCTCCCTTGTCCCATTTCCATTACCCCC GTTTATGGCCGCCACTCGCCACGCACCCTTCCCCTCGCAACCACGAAGTCGCCAACGTAGGCAGAGTCGCCTATAGACAAGTATATGCGAT CCCATCTGACTATACCAAGACCCGACCCAAAGCACTCCATCGCCCCACTGTATCGCCACCTCGCCCCCCCCATGACAGTCACCACCCGCCCATCCCTTCCCCGACCCCCATGCAGATTACGTttgaccaccctcccccccccggccTCTACGAGAGCCTACGCTCCACTCCCACGTTCCCACCCCGCTCCTCACCCCAGCACTCCCTCGCCCGCATAACACATCTCCAACCCACCACACCCTACTCGACCGTCCCACGCACC CCACGGAGACATAAGACCATCACTGAACCCAAAAACCAACTCAGTCGCGTCACCCTCCACCCACACTGTCCATACTACTATGCACCCTCGCACCtcaccctccgcctcctccg GCCTTCACTTTCCAACACTGAACATTATGTACCCCCCGTCCGCCCCCATGTCCCCTGCGCACCCGCTCCACTAGGTAACCCGCGTCATCCCCCCGCCATGAAGCCGTTCTCTCAGCCTATAAGAGAGCTGAAGGAGAAGTAA